Genomic DNA from Melospiza georgiana isolate bMelGeo1 chromosome 3, bMelGeo1.pri, whole genome shotgun sequence:
AGAGTCTGGGTGCTGCTACACTGAGTCCAGATGCTGGAGAAGTGGAGTTCATTTTGATGCTTCACAGGCATTGAAATACATGTTTGGTTTTCCAATGCATTGCCTCAGGGTTATGTGAAGGGGCACATATTGAGGCAGGTGATGGGAGCCAAGAAAATAAAGCTGGTACTTCTTACAAGTTTAATTTAGAGCAGATGTTGTAAAAGAGTAATAGCTGGGAGAAGTGTCTGTGCCGTGATTCCAATGACATCTGCTTGGGAAAGTGAAGGCTTTCAAAGATGGCACCATGCTGACTTTCCCCCACACTGCAGTGCCCTAAAGCTTCCAAATGAATTTAGACCCTGAAAGCTGTGAGGTTTTTCCCAGGCAAACTGTATTAAGCTGTGTAGGGCATGGACTGCCCGTGCCCTTTGGTGGAGTACAGGACCTCTCCCATTTGGCCTTGCACATCAGGTCCACAGCAAACAACGAGATCTCATCTGATGCTGTGGTGGAGGCCGGAAAAAAGAAAGCCCACGCAAGAGCTCTATGGCTACAGGAAATGAACCCCCagcattttctctcttccaaatgCTGATAGCCATGTTTTCTGTGGGATAGAACAGCCAGCAGGATGTTACATGAATATTCATATCACATGCTCCTACTTGCATTGATTGGCCGCCATAAAGACTTGGAATGTGACCCAGAGCAGATTTTCCATTCTGTTCCAGCACTGGGCTTCCATTCCCATTGAGCTCTCACACCTGTCATGTGtcagcttctccaggctgggcacatcCTGCATGGGTCCccatgggctgtgcagggtggctgtgctgatggacaccctgtcccctgcagtgccagctgagTGGGGCTGGTgcacaggacagacagagatTCTGTGCTGGCTGTCACATTCTCAAGGGTTCCATGGGGATGGAATCATGGATCTGCAGTGTTGTTTTCTGGGACTTTGTGTGGCGTTTTTTGTGGTAACATGTGCAAGGTGCTGGATTTTGCCTGCTGAGTCTTGTGGGATGTGTGGTTGGGAGGGATGGATGCTGCACTGGATGTAGGGAATGAGATGGATCTTCCAGGATTTTCCCATGTAACTGGACAGAATTATCAGATAAATGGTTGAAgtgcaagagcagcagcaggggaagaaGGGATGTGTGGCTGTTTCTGTCCTTTCAAGGCCTTTCCCCAGGGAGATGTGTGCAGCAGAGATGCTTACAATCTGCCTCTGGACCTGAGCTGCTGCTAGAAGTGACCAATtcaagtactgttttgtatttGCGGGCACTATTTCATGTTTCACCTGCTGTGATGGGTTGCcctcagggagcagccagaaCTCCACTGAGCTCTTCCTACTCTCTCACCCACAGGAAGGACAGGGGTGAAAAAACCAGTGGAAATACTCAGGGTTCGAAATAATGGCAGGGAGATCACTCACCAGTTACTGTCAGGGACACAAAGAATTCGACACCAGGAAAATGAATTTAATTTATGTAAGTATAGAAAATagagcaggataatgaggaagaaatggaaaactTGATGCCACTCCCTCCACACCCCTTTCATCTGAGGCTCAACTTCCCTCCttcatccccagctcctccctaacagcagcacaggggcaaGTCGAATAGTGGCTGCAGTCAGCTCTTAACAAGTTGTCTCCTCGACTCCTGACTCCTCATGCTCTTTCCCCAATTGAGAtaaatgtcacagacatcttttcattaaaatcctttggttgggttttttcatgctgaagctgagaagtttcagcaacaaagtgtaaacaatggttatctgctgctgtggaatgtaacaggtggatccgtgattggtctcctgtggatgtttggatttactgaccactcacggcagacTTGGGTCCCGTTCTCTGAtgagacacagacctttgttattcattccttttctattcttagcttagctggccttctgaaATCTTTCCTTGTATTACGTTTTAGTATAgcaataatgtaatatatatcataaaattataaatcaagccttctgaacatgaggtcaacacACACTCTCGTcgctctctcaccctgaagccccttgtgaccactgtcacagagCAAAGCCTGTTGTCTGGGTGTTTCACTGAGCCAGAGTGCAGTGGGAAAAGCCAAGCTCATCTCCAGGtcagccaggccaggagagCAGTCCCACAGAGCAGGCAATCCTGTCCTTGCAGGCAGTGGGGCACAGAGGACACgcagggctgcagtgggcagggggctctgcagcccctgagctccccGGGGCCGTTCCTGCCTCGCTCTTTGTGGCTCAGTGACCACCTCTGGGGAGTGACAGGGCTCAGCGTGTTCACACTGAGCTGTCAGCCACTGCCAGGCACTCATACAGCCCATAATAtgtgccacagcacagggccTCAGCAGAAGGAAACATATACCAAAATTGAGATTAAGCTGTTTTTTTATTCAGTTGGTTCAATCAGtgaaaatcaatatttttgtgGTGGGTTTGTAGCATGATTATTGTCCTTTTGCATCCAGTGAATGTACATGGTCTAAATGACTTTGCTACTGATGTTATTCCAAGAGCTGTTTtaatgaaatgcaaatataaatTCATTTGTGTCCTACTCATATTAGTTTAAAGAGTTtgaaatgtatatttttaacaTCTAGGCTGAACTTCTCTACAATCTATTCTGCCTGGAGAGTTGCAATGGATATTAATTGAAATTGTTTTCTCCAAAGATATTTTGCATGAGCTCCAGCATTTGTTACAGTTTCTCCCTCATGCAAAGCTTGCACTTCGCACAAGAGAGAAGCCTAAGCAGTGGCTTTTCCAGCTTGGGATTGCTGAGAATGAGAAAAAGGGAATGAACACCTGGAAAAACATATTGAATTGAATAAGCAAGAAATAGCACATGACTTTGGTATGCCATTGAATGAACTAGAGTCAAGATCACAAACATAAAATTGATGCTGTACATTATGAAGAAGGAGAGAATAGATTTCATGGCTTTGATGTGGGCATCCATGCTGAGGCTGTTCATGGAGTTTGTCTGCATCTTGCACTTGTGTctccagagagaaaagagaaggaaaacagcagaaataatgaCTACCGTGAAGGAAGTGGTATATAAAAATCCCATGAGAAAATAAAGAGGGAATAAAAGTTCCTCTCTTCCAATAGCTGCTTTCCAAAGTGTTTCTGGGCTGGTGAAATTGAGGTTTTTACAGATAGTTTTATCAATAGTGTTGTAGACAAAAATTCCAGTAATCAGGGAGAACATCACTGACCCCAACAGAAGCCATGGCACCATCCTGTCAATTTTTACTTTCAGGTAGCTGAAGAACCTGTTCCTGAAATTAGCAATTTTTATACAATAGAAACCACAAAGACAGGCAGAAACCCACAAGTTGGAACAATTAAAAAAGCTGTAAGAACCTTGAAGTAGTTGAAATATGGGATGGAGCAGAAGGTAATAGGGAAAAATCTCCAAGACAAAGACATATATCCACGAGAAACACAAATACCAAAACCTGGAgaatcccagcagcagcaagatcTTCTCATTAGAGTTCAGGGTTTTCTTCTTGACCCAGGCAATGCAAAGCACACAAACGATGAAAGCATTGATCCACATGCCAGGAAATGCCTCCAGGGTGGTGATTGCCAAAGCCATGGCCCCGTATGCAGTGACATTGGATTGCTGTGGAGAGTGAGAAGCTTCCATGGTGtgagctggggagcagagctgtgctggccaagggggctgtggcagcagagcctgaggcAGGTCAGTGGCTGCCCTTGGTGAAGTGTCAGGGATGGCAACAGGAGCTTTatagagctgctgctgctgttgctgctgctgctgggggggaTTTTGGTGCCGCTGCTGTGGGCGCAGGGCAGGTGCAGGGATGTAAATGTGCTGGGTATCCCCTTACCCGGGGCCACTCTTGACTATTTGAATGTTGGCTtgggggggctgtgctgggtgtcaCAAAGAGCGGAGATCTTTTTCTGCTGTGGAGAGTGTTTTGATTTTGAAACTGATCCCTGTTTGATCAGTGTCAGGCTTCAGGATCTCGCTTCTTCTGTCCCTATTTTGCCTATAAAGATcatgcagagccctggctgtgctcaaCAGGTCAGGGCACTCAGTGTCCTTTTCAGTCTGAGAGTCTGGATGCTGTCATGTTTAGCCCATATGCTGGAGAAGTGGAGTTCATTTTGATGCTTCACAGGCATTGAAATCCATGTTGGTTTTCCGAATGGTATTGCCTTAAGTGTTAGTGATGAGACACATAGTAGAGCAGGTGATGGGAGCCAAGAAAAAAAGCTGCTACATCTTACAAgtttaatttggaaaatatGACGTAAAAGGGTAAAAATCAGACAAGTCCCTGTGCCGTGATTCCAATCACATCTGCTTGGGAAAGTGAAGGCTTTCAAAGATGGCACCATGCTGACTTTCC
This window encodes:
- the LOC131082151 gene encoding taste receptor type 2 member 9-like, which codes for MEASHSPQQSNVTAYGAMALAITTLEAFPGMWINAFIVCVLCIAWVKKKTLNSNEKILLLLGFSRFWYLCFSWIYVFVLEIFPYYLLLHPIFQLLQGSYSFFNCSNLWVSACLCGFYCIKIANFRNRFFSYLKVKIDRMVPWLLLGSVMFSLITGIFVYNTIDKTICKNLNFTSPETLWKAAIGREELLFPLYFLMGFLYTTSFTVVIISAVFLLFSLWRHKCKMQTNSMNSLSMDAHIKAMKSILSFFIMYSINFMFVILTLVHSMAYQSHVLFLAYSIQYVFPGVHSLFLILSNPKLEKPLLRLLSCAKCKLCMREKL